TCCCACTCTCAAACCAACCTCCAAACCAAAATCTCGAACCTGCCACCGAAGCAGAAGAAGTCTCCGGCACGAACTGACCAAGAACCTGACAAATGTGCACACAAGATGGTAACGAGGCTGCATCATCCATGAAAGCCTCCTCGTTCTGCGCTGCACTCGTGAATTTTTCCACAGCGTTCCAGACTCCTACTGTGAGAGCTGCAAGCGCACCACTGAATAAAGCCGTGTTACGAGAGGTGCGGAAGCCTTGACGCAGCGATAAGAGACCTCCAGTGGGGACGCTGGCAAAGATCAAGTTCCATGAATCTTCCTTCTGTCTCGCGTACTCCATAGCGCAGGCAAAGCTCGACACGAGACCACCCCATACGGCGAAGCTTCCTCCGACTCTCGGGGCGTTCATACGTACATACTCAGCGCCGCCGGATAGACGAGCCCCGGCGGGAGAGTTGTAGATTCCTTTGATCATGTAAAAGACGGATCCTCCGGCAATACCCATGCCGAACGCACCGCCAACATCGTCTAAGATCAGGTCGGGACATAGTTCTATTGTACTCTCTGGAGTTTCCATAGGTTTCGCCCTTTTTCTTAACTGTGAGAGAAAGACAAGTTAAAGAACCCTTAAACCTTTctattattttcttcaaaagaaattaaaagtggaaagaaagaaaagtacTGCGAAAATGGAAAGATAACATTCTCCCAAGTCCCAACCTAACAATTCAAGCATCATCATCTTCTGTTGACGTATTTGTAAGAGGCTCTAACATGTTTTTAGAGTTACCTTTTTTATGATCCTCACCTACATGCCATATTAATAATCTCTCGTCTTTTGTTTGAttcagaaaaagaaacatgCCATAAGCGCAATGAAACAATGAGTATCCTGCAATATTAATAATCTCTTGTCTTTAGTTTGATTCAGGAAAGAAAACATTCCATAAACGCAGTTAAGCAATGAGTACAACAACATTGGCCGTCAACATGTACTAGATGGATTACACCTTTCTACAAGACCCCTCAAATAGAAAGTTTGGCCTGCTAAGCCGGCCCAGGGCACTAGCTCGGCTGAGCGATCCCCGACCAAGAGCGCAAGCTCGGCTCAAGACCGTCTCAATTGACTGATCGAAGAAAGCACATCAGGTTGGCTTGAAAGCCCAGTTGCTTGGCCCGATCAAGATCAAGGCCCGACACGACGACCTAAGACATTGGGAAGAAAGCAGCCTATACAAGGAAGAGGAGGGTCAGCAAGAGGGGGATTCGAGAATGTGCACACATACTTGATGGCTAAAAACTAGAGTTCTTACTTATTGTATTTTCGCTTTCTCGGCTAACTCTCCGAGCACCAGTTTACTCTTgcgtttttttcttcatttgtaaACTGAACTTTCTCCCGATCTAATAAAAAAACCTTTAAACTAACCGAGTCCCGACCAAACTCGGTTCAAACACAACTCATCAAGGAAATAAAGCCAATGCCGGTAACACCTTTAGATTTACTTAGCAAACTTTTAACAACatgcattttatattttaatctaaTAACATATACGTAGATctttataatacaaaataatttcataaactAATTATCCATTCATGGTTAATAAACTAATTCaactatattaataattaataaatataatttcataaaattaattgtatATTAATAATAGTCAATAATATCACAAACATTTGACTAATTCTAGTCCattaataactaataaaaataatttcatgaAATTAGTTGTGTATCAATACTAGTCAATAATATCACAAAGATTTGACTATAGTCAATTATAGTGTTACTAAAAATCATCTGTTAATATGAAATTTCATCTGTTACCATCATCTGTTAAAAAGAACTATTATTTGGAaatacatttattaataaaattttgtaaacaatgctacttttaataaaaatatattatgaaagaaatataaatattactaaaaatttagataaaatatgttttctaatatTATGTCTTACTCGATAGGTTGGGTGACTTGTCCTCGATCTAATGAGAAGTATTTGGAGAAATAGTAAATGGAAAGAAAGACTGTTGAATGATGCCTATTTGTTCTCAAACCGGAAAAACATAAAATGTGGGAAAAGAAGAGCAATAAGTCAAGGAgtgttgtgtttcaaaaaaaaaaaagtcaaggaGTGTTGAAAGTTGTTGTGTTGGTATGTTAAAGTCTTTGAGTTTGCTTGTTGCAGTAGTCCAAGTATAAGTTAAAAAATATGGGTTATATATGGAGAGTGCTCCTAAGTCTAAGTAAAAAATAAGGCTATATGGAGAAGATCAAGAGTGTTCTGTTTTCTCTGTAAATATGTAATGGCCAATTTTGTGTAATAAGCAAGCAAAAATCAATTCTCTACTTCATATTTCTCTATCTACTTCTGTCACTCTCTCTTACTGATATATAGGTAAAACtttcctctgttttcttttcgaacaagaacaaaagaaaaatgaagaaaatctGCAATTTTTCTGCAGTTTTCAACAAAGACCATGACTTCCTATTAAGCTCAACTAGTTACAAATCAACATTGTCGAATACTATTATATATCTCTCGGTGATGTCGTAGTATATCTATCTTAACTTACTAACATTATTGTCGATTTACTTTGATCACACTAGCTCTATCCGGTCGTCTAAGACATATGTTTACTGTGTCGATTTGTTCAATTCAATCGATGGGTTGTGAGTTACTTTTTCATAATTTCTTCACTTCTCACTTTTCTTTCGCCTTACTTTCTCAATTTCAGTAAAAACACTGAGCAATTTTTTTCAGAACGAGTGCAGACAATATGTAATAATAACTTCTAGTTTTACATACAACCAGACATCATAATAATCCAAGTCAACAActaaaaacattataaaacCTTACCGAGCGTTTTTTGCAGAATAATAATCATAGAAACTAATTATTAAgctctaaaacttatatattagtaaaaaataaatccaGACAGATTAGTTAAACTCGTAAGTTGGGACAGGAGGcgcatcaaagctctcaagaaCCTGAGTTTTGCTCCCACTCTTATCCTCAGACCCCTTCTGCTTCCCTTTCCCAAACAAACCTCCAAACCAAGATCCCGAACCTGCCTCCGAAGCAGATGAAGTCTCCGGCACAGGCACGGACTGTCCATAAACCTGAGCAGGTGGTAAGGAGGCCGCTTCACCCATGAAAACCTGCTGTTGCTGCGCAGCACTCGCGACTTTGTCCTTAGCGAGCTGGACTCCTTGTATGAGAGCTAAAATCGCACCTCCGAACAAAGCCGCCCTACCAGACGCGCGGAAGCCTTGACGCAGCGATAAAAGACCTCCAGTGGCGGCGCCGGCAATGATAGAGTTCCATGGATCTTCCTTCTGTCTAGCGTACACCATGGCGCAGTCCATGGTCGAGAACAGACCACCCCATACGGCGAAGCTTCCTCCGAGTTTAGGAACGTTCATACGTACATACTCTGCGCCGCCGGAGAGACGAGCGCCGGCGGGAGAGTTGTAGATTCCTCTGATGAAGTGATAGACGGATCCTCCGGTTATACCCATGCCGAACGCACCGCCCATATCATCTATGATCCGGTCGGGACATGGCTCTCTTGTAGTATCTGGAGTTCCCATtggttttgcttcttctttttttgacttGTACAACTGTATGAGAAAGTAGAATCAAAGAACGTCCattaaaccctatatttttttctttaaacgaaattaaaagtggaaagaaagaaaagtatTACGAAAATGGAAAGATGAATTTACGTGTTCTCCAAGATTTTTAACAATATGTAAGGGTTGAATATCCCCATTTTAAAAAAGCCcatcactaaacccaaaaatgtcaaataattACGATGAAAGAATGTGAAGTAGGATtttatccttttattttttcttttttttttaatcctttTCTATATAATGTCGGTAAAAACATCTCCGAACTCCAAAAAATTCCTTTAAcagaaaacatattaatattttaataaattgtaaTTAGATAATCAAAAGTTAATTGTAAAACAGAAATTCAACTAATCTATTGTTTACAAGTGTCACATCAAATTTTAATGGAGTTctaaaaaatctaaacattagaactcttctctcttctctttttctaAAACACTGACTTTAGAATCTCTTTTAAACTCTTTGTTGGAGGTACTCTAATCAAGATGCTACTTTCATTACAGTGAATTGATTAATCATTTTGTACTTTGTCGAGaaagatatataatttatgatttaattaaGTACTAAAGCTAAATTCTAATCGATCACTgttccatttttctttttttattcatgCTTACATAGGAGTTAGGACCATGAAGTGAATATCACGAAACAAGTTGGAAAGATATATACCAAGtataaaaatgttcaaaaaattgtAATGAAATCATACACCTCTGTCTCTTAAATATCGTTTCACACTACGGAATGTGTTCACTcaattttaactataaaattCTGATTGAAAATCACGaaacaaacaattaaaaaagattataacaagtactgtatatta
The sequence above is drawn from the Brassica napus cultivar Da-Ae chromosome A8, Da-Ae, whole genome shotgun sequence genome and encodes:
- the LOC106442729 gene encoding mitochondrial import inner membrane translocase subunit TIM17-1-like — protein: MGTPDTTREPCPDRIIDDMGGAFGMGITGGSVYHFIRGIYNSPAGARLSGGAEYVRMNVPKLGGSFAVWGGLFSTMDCAMVYARQKEDPWNSIIAGAATGGLLSLRQGFRASGRAALFGGAILALIQGVQLAKDKVASAAQQQQVFMGEAASLPPAQVYGQSVPVPETSSASEAGSGSWFGGLFGKGKQKGSEDKSGSKTQVLESFDAPPVPTYEFN
- the LOC106444583 gene encoding mitochondrial import inner membrane translocase subunit TIM17-1-like — encoded protein: METPESTIELCPDLILDDVGGAFGMGIAGGSVFYMIKGIYNSPAGARLSGGAEYVRMNAPRVGGSFAVWGGLVSSFACAMEYARQKEDSWNLIFASVPTGGLLSLRQGFRTSRNTALFSGALAALTVGVWNAVEKFTSAAQNEEAFMDDAASLPSCVHICQVLGQFVPETSSASVAGSRFWFGGWFESGKKESEDKSVSTTQILESFDALHAPTNEFN